In a single window of the Litorilituus sediminis genome:
- the cobT gene encoding nicotinate-nucleotide--dimethylbenzimidazole phosphoribosyltransferase, giving the protein MMEINPLSTSASSSIQTFIDNKTKPVASLGKLETLAKQLALIQYQRQGTSDLNLALLPKLSLAKPSVLIFAGDHGINEENVSIAPSAVTRQMVLNFLQGGAAINCFCQVSNLKLAVIDCGIITPITESEAMLSKAEVEFIAQRIAAGTNNFSKQAAMSIAQVEQCLAYGKAIALRQIEQGSELLLLGEMGIGNTSSAAAIMSALTGLTVDVCVGRGTGITDEQLSKKTSLIEQAIARIDIDLQQQPSAQVIYRIVSELGGFEIMQMVGAILASASRQVAVVIDGFIVSVAALIAQKLDKHVTDYLVFSHVSQEKAHALLLEHIVGKGRDVALLDLQLRLGEGTGAVLCYQLLLAAIAFYNDMASFDSAGVTV; this is encoded by the coding sequence ATGATGGAAATTAACCCTTTATCTACATCTGCATCCAGCTCTATTCAAACATTTATTGATAACAAAACCAAACCTGTTGCTTCATTAGGTAAACTTGAAACGCTTGCCAAGCAGCTTGCGCTTATTCAATATCAACGACAAGGCACTTCTGATTTAAATTTAGCACTCCTACCTAAGTTATCACTGGCTAAACCGAGTGTGCTAATTTTTGCTGGTGATCACGGTATTAATGAAGAGAACGTCAGTATTGCCCCAAGTGCGGTAACCAGGCAAATGGTGCTTAATTTTCTACAAGGCGGCGCGGCGATTAATTGTTTTTGTCAGGTGAGTAACCTTAAGCTAGCGGTAATAGATTGTGGAATTATCACTCCTATTACTGAGAGTGAAGCTATGCTAAGCAAAGCGGAAGTAGAATTTATAGCGCAGCGAATAGCAGCTGGAACCAATAATTTTAGTAAGCAAGCCGCGATGAGTATAGCGCAGGTAGAACAGTGCTTAGCTTATGGAAAGGCAATAGCTTTGCGTCAAATAGAGCAAGGTAGTGAACTATTACTATTGGGGGAAATGGGCATAGGTAATACAAGCTCTGCCGCTGCCATAATGTCAGCACTAACCGGGTTAACTGTTGATGTGTGTGTTGGCCGAGGTACAGGTATTACTGATGAGCAGTTGAGCAAGAAAACGTCACTGATTGAGCAAGCAATCGCTCGAATTGATATCGATTTGCAGCAGCAACCTTCTGCTCAAGTCATTTATCGAATCGTTAGTGAACTAGGTGGCTTTGAAATAATGCAAATGGTTGGCGCAATCTTGGCATCAGCAAGCCGTCAGGTTGCTGTTGTTATTGATGGCTTTATTGTTTCAGTCGCTGCGCTAATTGCACAAAAACTGGATAAACATGTTACTGACTACTTGGTCTTTAGCCATGTATCTCAAGAAAAAGCACATGCCTTACTATTAGAACATATTGTCGGTAAAGGGCGTGATGTAGCCTTACTCGATTTACAGCTACGTTTAGGGGAGGGCACAGGTGCTGTGTTATGTTACCAGTTATTGCTCGCTGCTATTGCTTTTTATAATGATATGGCAAGCTTTGATAGTGCTGGGGTCACAGTTTAG
- a CDS encoding DUF3549 family protein → MNNIETLSQLLQLSDSQYRIYDIGRKIEKISKEQFEKVELNQIPYPTPSQGHAIFAITFWQKQSPQPYLWLLKLPLDERGLLNQGARNHFIAIVVEALGSDLTKDPSEQQQELLNSNPYLYTPAQYKLASLNSKIKTDLKQAPSEYFAPFLTYLSGELGWQNWQAVGVQGITDFATRINQDNHSQVLISALANLPDEVLFPLCSALENEPLAIEVIDALLTQLKQAMPDSNQLSKQQHLLRSLSANSQHPHVKTFIAGLLSQQTVASELLITLSGRCWSALASTELMMQYFEHLVASDDTALFNSIFKDLVALPELRPIVFQCMRAPNRSTKLAQAIGQLFNQAS, encoded by the coding sequence ATGAATAATATTGAAACCCTGTCACAACTATTACAATTATCAGATTCACAATACCGTATTTATGATATTGGCCGTAAGATTGAAAAAATATCAAAAGAGCAATTTGAAAAAGTCGAATTAAACCAAATTCCTTACCCTACTCCATCGCAAGGTCATGCCATTTTCGCCATCACTTTTTGGCAAAAGCAATCGCCACAGCCATATCTTTGGTTATTAAAACTCCCACTAGATGAGCGAGGTTTACTTAATCAAGGCGCGAGAAATCACTTTATTGCCATTGTGGTTGAAGCATTAGGCTCAGATTTAACCAAAGATCCAAGCGAACAACAGCAAGAGCTACTAAACAGTAACCCTTATCTTTATACGCCAGCACAATATAAACTCGCCAGTTTAAACAGCAAAATAAAGACAGATTTAAAACAAGCCCCAAGCGAGTATTTTGCGCCGTTTCTGACATACCTTAGTGGCGAACTAGGCTGGCAAAATTGGCAAGCCGTAGGGGTTCAAGGCATCACTGATTTTGCCACACGTATTAATCAAGATAACCACAGCCAAGTTTTGATTTCAGCATTAGCAAATTTACCTGATGAAGTGTTATTTCCACTTTGTAGCGCATTAGAAAATGAACCATTAGCTATTGAAGTCATTGATGCGCTATTAACGCAATTAAAACAAGCGATGCCTGATAGTAACCAGCTAAGCAAACAACAGCATCTACTTAGAAGCTTATCAGCAAACAGCCAGCATCCCCATGTAAAAACATTTATTGCAGGCTTACTATCACAACAAACCGTGGCGTCAGAGCTATTAATTACCTTATCAGGCCGTTGTTGGTCAGCATTGGCAAGTACCGAGCTAATGATGCAATACTTTGAGCATTTAGTTGCCAGTGACGATACTGCATTATTTAACAGCATATTTAAAGACTTAGTGGCGCTTCCTGAATTAAGACCCATAGTATTTCAATGCATGAGAGCACCTAATAGATCAACAAAACTGGCGCAAGCCATTGGACAACTTTTTAATCAAGCTTCATAA
- a CDS encoding DUF3301 domain-containing protein, translating into MENIYYLLIFCLFCWYFIYLRKVSEAGRKHVNLYCKQAGLQFIALARRSTRLKFSKENGLFFYSIFDFDFSGDGESHNQGSLSLIGLKLEQVDLPAYKIN; encoded by the coding sequence ATGGAAAACATTTATTATTTACTTATATTTTGCTTATTCTGTTGGTACTTTATTTATTTAAGAAAAGTATCAGAAGCTGGCCGAAAGCATGTTAACCTTTACTGCAAACAAGCTGGCCTACAGTTTATCGCCTTGGCTAGGCGCTCAACTCGGCTCAAGTTCAGCAAAGAAAATGGCTTATTCTTTTATTCCATTTTTGATTTTGACTTTAGTGGTGATGGTGAGTCTCATAATCAAGGTTCGCTGTCCTTAATTGGCTTAAAGCTGGAGCAAGTTGACTTACCAGCCTATAAAATAAATTAA
- a CDS encoding histidine phosphatase family protein gives MFNLIEIDLLRHGKVDAPPALYGVTDAFVAAEENHKIVTKLSQFIDRSYDNSSTGHYDEIYTSPLTRCRSLAQLIGRQTKTEVKTLSTLQEMNFGLLDGVSFDELETVDLSAFPQVSQQKPWSLLEAFWQNPAQVNLPLAEPLIDFNRRIIQMWQQLLSQVVHQGVTCKNKQKKLLLVCHGGVIRMILAHILNLDWTNPSLYSTLAIANGSLTRIVISSLNSDNPLNSENLSLVESSSSASLHYQVKHIATPLIS, from the coding sequence GTGTTTAACTTGATAGAAATAGATCTTTTACGCCATGGAAAAGTCGATGCACCACCTGCTTTATATGGGGTTACTGATGCTTTTGTGGCGGCTGAAGAAAATCATAAGATAGTGACAAAGTTATCGCAGTTTATAGATAGAAGTTATGATAACTCCTCAACAGGTCATTATGATGAGATATATACATCGCCGTTAACGCGCTGTAGGAGCTTAGCTCAGCTTATTGGCAGACAAACAAAGACTGAAGTTAAAACATTATCAACACTGCAAGAAATGAATTTTGGCCTTTTGGATGGCGTTTCATTTGATGAGCTTGAAACGGTTGACTTAAGTGCATTTCCACAAGTTAGTCAGCAAAAGCCTTGGTCATTGCTGGAAGCGTTTTGGCAAAATCCGGCACAGGTGAACTTACCTTTAGCTGAGCCTCTTATTGACTTTAATCGCCGTATTATTCAAATGTGGCAACAATTGCTTAGCCAAGTAGTTCATCAAGGTGTGACCTGCAAAAATAAGCAGAAAAAGCTGTTGCTGGTATGCCATGGTGGTGTTATTCGAATGATTTTGGCGCACATTTTAAACCTTGATTGGACCAATCCTAGCTTGTATAGCACCTTAGCCATTGCCAATGGCAGCTTAACTAGAATAGTCATTTCGTCGCTTAATTCTGATAATCCGCTTAATTCTGAGAACCTTAGTTTAGTTGAATCTAGCTCAAGTGCTTCTCTACACTATCAAGTTAAGCACATTGCTACGCCACTAATTTCTTAG
- the wecA gene encoding UDP-N-acetylglucosamine--undecaprenyl-phosphate N-acetylglucosaminephosphotransferase, which produces MYILATILSTFIFAFLAIQFFKPVAIEVGLVDKPCERKQHDGHIPLIGGISIFLAVLAASLLWLPNTLELRMYLIASAMMVFIGALDDKFDLRVRVRIVGQIIIASLMIYGVGGYIANLGNLFSLGDVNLGPFGIIFTYISIIVVINAYNMIDGIDGLIGSLSINTFTSVALLFLMSGQTDYLSYPLILATATLPYLMFNLGLFKRETKKIFMGDAGSMFVGLSVIWLLTMGTQGEQASFRPVTALWICAIPLMDMLAIVVRRYKNGKSPFKPDRDHLHHMLQRAGLSPKQTLASISIVAAFMSGIGLLGEYLQIAESIMLFMFLISFCLYALSIRYISRRGKAS; this is translated from the coding sequence ATGTATATATTAGCGACCATACTATCCACCTTTATTTTCGCATTTTTAGCGATACAGTTTTTTAAACCCGTCGCAATTGAAGTGGGCTTAGTAGATAAACCATGTGAGCGAAAGCAACATGATGGTCATATCCCCTTAATTGGCGGCATTTCTATTTTTCTTGCTGTATTGGCAGCAAGCCTGCTTTGGTTACCGAACACTTTAGAGCTGCGAATGTATTTAATAGCCTCGGCCATGATGGTGTTTATAGGGGCTTTAGACGATAAATTCGACTTAAGAGTCAGAGTACGAATTGTTGGTCAGATCATTATTGCTAGCCTTATGATATATGGCGTTGGCGGCTATATCGCTAATTTAGGTAATCTATTTTCACTCGGTGATGTTAATTTAGGCCCCTTCGGTATTATTTTTACTTATATTTCCATTATTGTGGTGATTAATGCTTATAATATGATCGATGGTATTGATGGCCTTATTGGTAGCTTGAGTATTAATACTTTTACCTCTGTAGCTTTATTATTCTTAATGAGTGGTCAGACAGATTATTTAAGTTACCCGTTAATTTTAGCTACGGCTACTTTACCCTACTTAATGTTTAATCTGGGCTTATTTAAGCGAGAAACTAAAAAAATATTTATGGGTGATGCTGGTAGCATGTTTGTTGGCTTAAGTGTTATTTGGCTATTAACTATGGGCACGCAAGGTGAGCAAGCGTCATTTCGACCAGTAACGGCGTTGTGGATTTGTGCGATTCCACTAATGGACATGTTAGCCATTGTTGTGCGCCGATATAAAAATGGTAAATCTCCTTTTAAGCCTGATCGTGATCATTTACACCATATGTTGCAAAGAGCAGGTTTGTCACCTAAGCAAACATTAGCTTCTATTTCTATTGTTGCTGCCTTTATGTCCGGTATTGGCTTATTAGGTGAATACTTACAAATAGCAGAGTCTATTATGTTATTTATGTTCTTGATTAGTTTTTGCTTATATGCTTTATCAATTCGCTACATATCCCGCAGAGGCAAAGCCTCGTAA
- a CDS encoding NAD-dependent epimerase/dehydratase family protein, translating to MSTYQKIQNELLQQPKTWLITGCAGFIGSNLLETLLGLKQKVIGLDNFATGHQRNLDEVKQQVGDDLWSNFKFIQGDIRNLEDCQAAVTGSDYILHQAALGSVPRSIADPLLTNSANITGFLNMLVAAKEAKVATFVYAASSSTYGDHPGLPKVEDTIGKPLSPYAVTKYVNELYADVFQKTYGLNSTGLRYFNVFGKRQDPDGAYAAVIPKWTAAMIANEDVYINGDGETSRDFCFIENAVQANILAATASQEAKNQVYNVALGDRTSLNELFSSLASTLKENEISYLKQPVYRDFRAGDVRHSQADISKAQSLLGYQPEFKISQGIVKAMPWYVDFLQKAN from the coding sequence ATGAGCACCTATCAAAAAATTCAAAATGAGTTATTGCAACAGCCAAAGACCTGGTTGATCACGGGCTGTGCCGGTTTTATTGGTTCAAATTTATTGGAAACCTTACTAGGTTTAAAGCAAAAGGTCATAGGTCTTGATAACTTTGCTACGGGTCACCAAAGAAATCTTGATGAAGTCAAGCAGCAAGTAGGTGATGATTTATGGAGCAACTTTAAGTTTATCCAGGGCGATATTCGTAATTTAGAAGATTGCCAAGCAGCCGTTACTGGCAGTGATTATATTTTGCATCAAGCCGCTTTGGGCTCAGTACCACGTTCAATAGCAGACCCTCTGTTAACCAATAGTGCAAATATTACTGGTTTTCTAAATATGTTAGTTGCAGCTAAAGAAGCGAAAGTAGCAACTTTTGTTTATGCCGCTTCAAGCTCTACTTATGGCGACCATCCAGGCCTTCCCAAAGTGGAAGATACTATAGGGAAGCCTTTGTCTCCTTACGCTGTAACTAAGTATGTTAATGAATTATATGCGGATGTTTTTCAAAAAACTTATGGTTTAAATAGCACAGGTCTTCGTTACTTTAATGTTTTTGGCAAAAGACAAGACCCTGATGGTGCTTATGCTGCGGTAATTCCTAAATGGACTGCTGCTATGATAGCAAATGAAGATGTTTACATTAATGGTGACGGTGAAACAAGTAGAGATTTTTGCTTTATCGAAAATGCCGTACAGGCGAATATTTTAGCGGCAACAGCCAGTCAAGAAGCTAAAAACCAAGTCTATAACGTAGCATTAGGTGATAGAACCTCCTTAAATGAGTTATTTTCAAGTCTAGCCTCTACTTTGAAAGAAAATGAAATAAGTTATTTAAAGCAACCTGTATATAGAGATTTTCGTGCTGGTGATGTAAGGCATTCTCAAGCGGATATATCTAAGGCGCAAAGTTTGCTTGGATATCAGCCGGAATTCAAAATATCTCAAGGAATAGTCAAGGCTATGCCTTGGTACGTTGATTTTTTGCAAAAAGCTAACTAA
- a CDS encoding YqcC family protein, with translation MTKAQQATILLKKLTIELMQAGHWQENLPSKEALASTAPFCCDTLTFAQWLQFIFIPRITEMIAAGTSLPSSIALSPLAEEVFKSAKDSSVCVVIAEIDHLLSES, from the coding sequence ATGACTAAAGCACAACAAGCTACGATTTTATTAAAAAAGTTAACCATTGAATTAATGCAAGCAGGCCATTGGCAAGAAAATTTACCTAGCAAAGAGGCATTAGCAAGTACTGCGCCTTTTTGTTGTGACACCTTAACCTTTGCACAATGGTTACAGTTTATATTTATTCCTCGCATAACTGAAATGATAGCTGCGGGAACATCGCTACCAAGTTCGATTGCTTTATCTCCTTTAGCAGAAGAAGTTTTTAAAAGCGCAAAAGATAGTTCTGTGTGTGTGGTTATTGCTGAAATTGATCACTTGCTGTCAGAGAGTTAG
- a CDS encoding adenosylcobinamide-GDP ribazoletransferase, which yields MAKASDNLTKEQTKYGAFKYQLNLFFLAVSFFTRIPVPKSTRYSAYLLNCANRYFSLVGLFLGLVLASVYLVLGQIFPVDVAIIITMIISVLLTGAFHEDGLADMADGIGGALEVSRRLEIMKDSRLGTYGAITLMLALVLKFQLLVNIAHVGNIELITTLVLASSLSRAFAASLISTLPYVSEVSSSKSKPLANKQTVSDLLMLFAIGLIPLLLFSWLVSVALLCVLMFFQLGFSRWLKSRIGGFTGDCLGAAQQINELLIYLVVLAFLY from the coding sequence GTGGCTAAAGCTAGCGACAATTTAACCAAGGAGCAAACAAAGTATGGCGCCTTCAAATACCAACTAAATTTGTTTTTTCTTGCTGTTAGCTTTTTTACTCGTATACCTGTACCTAAAAGTACGCGCTACTCTGCATATTTGTTAAATTGCGCAAATCGTTATTTTTCACTGGTAGGCTTATTTCTCGGTTTAGTTTTAGCGAGTGTTTACTTGGTTTTGGGCCAGATATTCCCAGTCGATGTTGCCATTATCATTACTATGATTATCAGTGTGCTATTAACTGGAGCCTTTCATGAAGATGGCTTAGCGGATATGGCTGATGGTATAGGTGGTGCGCTTGAAGTATCACGACGACTAGAGATCATGAAAGATAGTCGTTTAGGTACGTATGGCGCCATAACTTTGATGTTAGCGCTAGTATTAAAGTTTCAGTTGTTAGTGAATATTGCTCATGTGGGGAATATCGAGCTAATAACTACTTTAGTGCTCGCTTCAAGCTTATCAAGGGCATTTGCTGCAAGTCTTATTTCTACTTTACCTTATGTGAGCGAGGTATCAAGTAGTAAAAGTAAACCGCTTGCGAATAAGCAAACAGTGAGTGATCTGCTTATGTTATTTGCTATAGGTTTAATTCCGTTACTGTTGTTTTCTTGGTTAGTTTCAGTCGCACTTTTATGTGTGCTCATGTTTTTTCAACTTGGTTTTAGTCGTTGGTTAAAAAGCCGGATTGGCGGTTTTACTGGCGATTGTTTAGGTGCTGCACAGCAAATCAATGAATTGCTTATCTATTTAGTTGTTTTGGCGTTTCTCTATTAA
- a CDS encoding pseudouridine synthase: MPDSQLPQHACSSKEMLADKPYLTILYQDEYIVAVDKPAGLFVHRSFMDKDEIYFAVQLVRDQIGQYVYPVHRLDRPTSGVLLFALTKDVATLLSEAFANKADFNHDFISVDSLAMKKTYYALVRGYIDLQGKTGVNADSGLIDYPLKEKLDKIGDKFVNENKAAQEAKTFAYPVAKASLPIPLGKYDSVRYSLVKLLPITGRRHQIRRHLAHLRYPIIGDINYGDNKQNPFFHQQFGFKRLMLMAKSLEFVHPVTGKNICITAEFDAQWQLVFQRLGWSAKQR, from the coding sequence ATGCCTGATAGTCAACTTCCTCAACATGCATGCTCGTCAAAAGAGATGCTTGCTGATAAACCTTATTTAACCATTTTATATCAAGATGAATATATTGTTGCCGTTGATAAACCCGCTGGCTTATTTGTTCATCGAAGTTTTATGGATAAAGACGAAATTTACTTTGCAGTGCAATTAGTACGAGATCAAATAGGGCAGTATGTTTATCCTGTTCATCGACTTGATAGGCCAACCTCTGGTGTGCTGTTATTTGCTTTAACCAAAGACGTTGCCACCTTGTTAAGTGAAGCATTTGCGAATAAAGCTGATTTTAACCATGATTTTATATCAGTAGATTCATTGGCGATGAAAAAGACTTACTATGCCTTGGTCAGAGGATATATTGATTTGCAAGGTAAGACAGGCGTAAACGCTGATTCTGGTTTAATTGATTATCCGTTAAAAGAAAAGCTAGATAAAATTGGTGATAAATTTGTTAATGAAAACAAAGCAGCACAAGAGGCTAAAACCTTTGCTTACCCTGTTGCTAAGGCAAGTTTACCTATACCTTTAGGTAAATATGATAGTGTTCGTTATTCATTGGTAAAGCTGTTACCAATAACAGGGAGGCGACATCAAATCCGTCGTCATCTAGCCCATTTACGTTATCCCATCATTGGCGATATTAACTATGGGGATAATAAGCAAAACCCTTTCTTCCATCAACAATTCGGCTTTAAGCGGCTAATGTTAATGGCGAAGTCGTTAGAATTTGTTCACCCTGTAACGGGTAAGAATATTTGCATTACTGCTGAGTTTGACGCGCAATGGCAGTTAGTTTTTCAGCGCCTTGGCTGGTCAGCGAAGCAACGCTAG
- a CDS encoding cobyric acid synthase, translating to MMTNCQTIMIQGTTSDAGKTTLVAGLCRLFADKQVKVAPFKPQNMALNSAVTPCGGEIGRAQALQAKAARVALSVDFNPILLKPNSDTGAQVIVHGKALSNMEAESYHDYKKVAMQAVLHSHKKLKENYQLIVVEGAGSPAEVNLREGDIANMGFAEAVDCPVIIVADIDKGGVFAQLVGTLMLLSQSEQDRVIGFVINRFRGDISLLEPGLEWLERKTNKPVLGVLPYLHGLDISSEDALTTSQSYDKANTKVEIVVLVYPHMSNHTDFDILRHHPHINCQFLFAKNEKTKVSIPACDLIILPGSKNVRSDLAFLYARGWHQDIARHLRYGGKLIGICGGYQMLGQVIHDPHAIEGQAGSSKGLGYFPIETELASEKTLVNAAGTMMLGEAKSEVSGYEIHAGVTQLLTNTLAEDKPSAMLTLGGEEQGFVSNDQQIAGCYLHGLFDNPSALQLLISWLGLKTNIQPSLDSLEEEAIERVSHACEQYLAIDKLTAMLQSWR from the coding sequence ATGATGACAAACTGTCAAACAATTATGATTCAGGGCACCACGTCTGATGCCGGTAAAACTACCTTAGTTGCAGGGCTTTGTCGTTTATTTGCCGATAAGCAGGTAAAAGTGGCACCATTTAAACCACAGAATATGGCATTAAATAGTGCTGTAACACCTTGTGGTGGTGAAATTGGTAGAGCGCAAGCCCTACAAGCTAAAGCTGCGAGGGTGGCGTTATCGGTAGATTTTAATCCGATTTTGCTAAAACCTAACAGCGATACTGGCGCTCAGGTTATTGTTCATGGTAAAGCGCTCAGTAATATGGAAGCAGAAAGTTACCATGATTATAAAAAAGTCGCTATGCAGGCTGTTTTACACTCTCATAAAAAGCTTAAGGAAAATTATCAACTTATTGTTGTGGAAGGGGCTGGTAGCCCGGCTGAAGTTAATTTACGTGAAGGTGATATTGCCAATATGGGTTTTGCTGAAGCAGTAGACTGCCCAGTTATTATTGTTGCAGATATTGATAAGGGCGGTGTTTTTGCGCAATTGGTTGGCACTTTAATGTTGCTCTCTCAATCAGAGCAAGACAGGGTTATTGGTTTTGTTATCAATCGATTTCGGGGAGATATCAGTTTACTTGAACCTGGACTTGAATGGCTGGAGAGAAAAACCAATAAACCTGTGTTAGGTGTTTTACCTTATTTGCATGGCTTAGATATATCATCAGAAGATGCGCTAACCACAAGCCAAAGTTATGATAAAGCGAATACTAAAGTTGAGATTGTTGTTCTAGTGTACCCTCATATGAGCAATCATACTGATTTTGATATTTTACGCCATCACCCACATATTAACTGTCAGTTCTTATTTGCTAAAAACGAAAAGACAAAGGTCAGTATTCCTGCATGTGATTTGATCATCTTGCCTGGGAGTAAAAATGTCCGCTCAGATTTAGCGTTTTTATATGCACGAGGTTGGCATCAGGATATTGCTCGGCACTTACGCTATGGCGGTAAACTTATTGGTATTTGTGGTGGTTATCAAATGTTAGGTCAAGTAATTCATGATCCGCATGCTATTGAAGGGCAGGCAGGTAGTTCAAAAGGGCTTGGCTACTTCCCAATAGAAACTGAATTAGCTAGTGAGAAAACGCTTGTTAATGCTGCCGGTACCATGATGCTTGGAGAGGCTAAAAGTGAGGTTTCTGGCTATGAAATTCACGCAGGTGTCACTCAGTTATTAACGAATACCTTAGCAGAAGATAAGCCTTCAGCAATGTTGACACTAGGTGGTGAAGAGCAGGGCTTTGTTTCAAATGATCAACAAATAGCAGGCTGTTATTTACATGGTTTATTTGATAACCCAAGTGCCTTACAACTACTGATTAGCTGGCTGGGCCTGAAAACTAATATTCAGCCTAGTTTAGACAGTCTCGAAGAGGAGGCTATTGAGCGGGTAAGTCATGCCTGTGAGCAATATTTAGCTATAGATAAACTAACAGCTATGTTACAAAGTTGGCGATAA
- the cobU gene encoding bifunctional adenosylcobinamide kinase/adenosylcobinamide-phosphate guanylyltransferase: protein MIHLVLGGARSGKSSFAERNVLQQAQAEKIKPLYVATATAFDNEMAKRIAKHQKDRSNHWQLHECPNDLVQLIASFKHRQVVLVDCLTLWLNNLIYDKEQQLMAKGAEVRKDLIEQHVSSAIDELVSCLAEHSMQSTVQITLVSNEVGLGVIPLGEQTRLFVDYCGWLNQAIAQLADKVTLVTAGIPMQIKRQNSSASPDALGE, encoded by the coding sequence ATGATTCATTTAGTTTTAGGTGGTGCCCGTTCGGGTAAATCAAGCTTTGCAGAACGCAACGTTTTACAACAAGCTCAAGCCGAAAAAATAAAGCCATTATATGTTGCCACAGCAACTGCGTTTGATAATGAAATGGCTAAGCGTATTGCTAAACATCAAAAAGATAGAAGTAACCATTGGCAATTACATGAGTGCCCAAATGATCTTGTTCAGCTGATAGCATCATTTAAGCACCGACAAGTAGTATTGGTTGATTGCCTTACCTTATGGCTTAATAACCTAATATACGATAAAGAACAGCAGTTAATGGCTAAAGGGGCCGAGGTGCGCAAGGATTTAATTGAACAGCATGTTAGCTCTGCAATTGATGAATTAGTTTCTTGTCTAGCAGAGCATTCTATGCAATCAACAGTGCAGATTACTTTGGTGAGTAATGAAGTTGGTTTAGGTGTTATTCCTCTTGGTGAGCAGACACGCTTGTTTGTCGATTATTGTGGCTGGTTAAATCAGGCTATCGCACAACTGGCTGATAAAGTGACCTTAGTTACAGCGGGTATCCCAATGCAAATTAAGCGACAAAATAGCTCTGCTAGCCCTGATGCACTAGGTGAATAG
- a CDS encoding putative zinc-binding protein, which yields MAAQKKQLTNYATAKVDKAHQAEKPIVYSCSGCSNLAQMAHNISVNIDGDGLAEMSCISGVVGKVEPIMALAKSGRPIIAIDGCELGCTKACLDASDLDSHYYFKLSELGFEKRSKWDDSLTENTIAMTAIYEALLKEGIGFN from the coding sequence ATGGCAGCACAAAAAAAGCAGTTAACTAACTATGCTACAGCTAAGGTGGATAAGGCTCATCAGGCAGAAAAGCCTATTGTTTATTCATGCTCTGGCTGTTCAAATTTAGCGCAAATGGCGCATAATATCTCGGTTAATATAGATGGCGACGGCTTAGCAGAAATGTCCTGTATTTCTGGGGTCGTTGGTAAAGTTGAGCCTATCATGGCTTTGGCTAAGTCAGGTAGGCCGATTATAGCAATTGATGGCTGTGAGCTTGGTTGTACTAAAGCCTGCTTAGATGCGAGTGATTTAGACAGTCATTACTATTTCAAATTAAGTGAGCTTGGTTTTGAAAAACGAAGTAAGTGGGACGATTCGTTAACAGAAAATACCATAGCTATGACAGCTATTTATGAGGCACTGTTAAAAGAGGGTATCGGCTTTAACTAG